From a single Bacteroidia bacterium genomic region:
- the glgP gene encoding alpha-glucan family phosphorylase: MSKNDQQTLPRVAYFCMEYALQSDFKLYAGGLGILAGDYLKGAHDHEFPIVGIGIRWKQGYTDQLIDKSGQPYDTYHNYTHDFLEDTGVEVSVEIRGREVKCKVWKTEAFGNAPLYLLDTDIPGNEDAWITGQLYGWFGEERIAQEMVLGIAGVRALRKLGIEIDVYHFNEGHALFAGFELIREKMEAGMSYLDAREASRKEVVFTTHTPVVQGNESHPISRLTYMGANLSLTARQLKQLGGDPFNMTVGALRLSRISNAVAQLHGKTANKMWKGVSGRSKIKAITNAIHLPTWVDPAMIDAAVSGGDVWAPHQANKRNLINFVAERNGVTLDENKLIIGFSRRAVPYKRSNLIFSEPEIIEPLLDSGRVQIIFSGRAHPLDDGGKAIVAELVEMTRRWPQSVIFLENYDMEIGTMLTRGSDIWLNNPRRPKEASGTSGMKASMNGVLNCSILDGWWPEACKHGVNGWQFGDGFEHEDEAILDAHDRKGLYKVLTEEVIPTYYDNPEGWKNMMRASILDTYEQFAVKRMLEEYYSELYQ; encoded by the coding sequence ATGTCGAAAAATGATCAACAAACCCTTCCAAGGGTTGCTTATTTTTGTATGGAGTATGCGCTCCAAAGCGATTTCAAACTGTATGCTGGCGGCCTGGGCATTCTTGCCGGAGATTATCTCAAGGGTGCGCATGATCACGAATTTCCTATCGTAGGCATAGGAATCCGTTGGAAACAGGGTTATACCGATCAGTTGATCGACAAATCCGGGCAACCGTATGATACCTATCACAATTACACGCATGATTTTCTGGAAGATACTGGCGTAGAAGTTTCTGTTGAAATCCGTGGCCGCGAAGTAAAATGTAAGGTCTGGAAAACGGAAGCTTTCGGCAATGCTCCGCTGTATCTCCTCGATACCGATATCCCCGGCAACGAAGATGCCTGGATCACCGGGCAGCTGTATGGATGGTTTGGCGAAGAGCGGATCGCCCAGGAAATGGTGCTGGGAATTGCCGGCGTGCGTGCCCTGCGCAAGTTGGGGATTGAGATAGATGTGTATCATTTTAATGAAGGCCACGCGCTGTTTGCCGGATTTGAACTGATACGCGAAAAAATGGAAGCCGGAATGTCTTATCTGGACGCAAGAGAAGCCAGTCGTAAAGAAGTGGTATTTACCACACATACACCGGTAGTCCAGGGAAATGAGTCTCATCCGATCAGCCGGCTGACTTATATGGGCGCAAACCTGAGCCTCACCGCCCGTCAGTTGAAACAGCTGGGAGGAGACCCCTTTAACATGACGGTGGGGGCACTGCGGTTGTCGCGCATCTCCAATGCCGTGGCGCAGCTGCACGGAAAAACCGCTAATAAAATGTGGAAAGGCGTAAGCGGGCGTTCCAAAATCAAGGCCATTACCAACGCCATTCACTTGCCGACGTGGGTTGATCCGGCGATGATTGACGCAGCCGTATCGGGCGGAGATGTGTGGGCGCCGCATCAGGCCAACAAACGAAATCTGATCAATTTTGTCGCTGAGCGAAACGGCGTAACGTTGGATGAAAATAAACTCATCATCGGCTTTTCACGCCGGGCGGTGCCTTATAAGCGGAGCAATCTGATCTTCTCAGAGCCGGAGATCATTGAACCATTGCTGGATTCCGGGCGGGTTCAGATCATTTTTTCGGGCAGAGCGCATCCTCTGGACGATGGCGGTAAGGCGATTGTCGCAGAACTGGTAGAGATGACCAGACGGTGGCCGCAGTCGGTGATATTTTTGGAAAATTACGATATGGAGATCGGCACGATGCTGACACGCGGTTCTGACATCTGGCTCAACAATCCCCGCAGGCCGAAGGAAGCGAGCGGTACATCGGGGATGAAAGCCTCGATGAACGGCGTGTTGAATTGCAGCATTCTCGACGGCTGGTGGCCGGAAGCCTGCAAACATGGGGTCAATGGCTGGCAGTTTGGCGACGGGTTTGAGCATGAAGATGAGGCGATTCTCGATGCCCATGACCGCAAGGGATTGTACAAAGTATTGACTGAAGAAGTAATACCGACGTATTATGACAACCCCGAAGGATGGAAAAACATGATGCGTGCGAGTATTCTGGACACATATGAGCAGTTTGCCGTAAAAAGAATGCTGGAAGAATACTATTCAGAGTTGTACCAATAA